The following proteins come from a genomic window of Larimichthys crocea isolate SSNF chromosome XV, L_crocea_2.0, whole genome shotgun sequence:
- the kif5aa gene encoding kinesin family member 5Aa, which produces MADVPAECNIKVLCRFRPLNQSEIVRGDQFLPKFQGDDSVVVGGRSYSFDRVFPTNTTQEQVYNTCAKQIVKDVLSGYNGTIFAYGQTSSGKTHTMEGKLHDPHQMGIIPRIAEDIFNHIFAMDENLEFHIKVSYFEIYMDKIRDLLDVTKTNLSVHEDKNRVPFVKGCTERFVSSPDEVMDVIDEGKSNRHVAVTNMNEHSSRSHSIFLINIKQEHVETEQKLCGKLYLVDLAGSEKVSKTGAAGAVLDEAKNINKSLSALGNVISALAEGTKTHVPYRDSKMTRILQDSLGGNCRTTMFICCSPSSYNDAETKSTLMFGQRAKTIRNSASINLELTAEQWKRKFEKEKEKNKTLKETIQKLETELNRWRNGENVPETERTTSEVVTRIESVEERPILDNDTSSIVVRISEEERQKYEEEIRKLYKQLDDKDDEINLQCQLVEKLKQQMLDQDELLASSKGDGDKVQAELGRLQVESDCAKAEVKEVLQALEELAINYDQKSQEVEEKGLQNQLLADQLSQKMASLMELEAELSRMQEVSGQQRKRIADVLNGLMRDLSEFSTIVGNGEIKLPVEISGAIEEEFTVARLYISKIKSEVKSMVKRCRQLENMQLECHRKMEETGRELSSCQLLISQHEAKIRSLTEYMQSVEQKKRLLEESHDSLSEELAKLQDQDNSLLEEKEGEKGETEDGNVKKTNRQQGESHRGLHHKQLARLRDEINEKQRIIDELTDRNSKLELELAQVRADFERLKSQDSTKSERLEELSFLHERHEQTKQDLKGLEETVARELQTLHNLRKLFVQDLTSRVKKSSEMEPDDSGGSCTQKQKISFLENNLDQLTKVHKQLVRDNADLRCELPKLEKRLRSTAERVKALETALRDAKQGAMMDRRRYQQEVDRIKDAMRSKNVLRRPHAAQIAKPVRPKQMTVCSPTNPFYTYIRATEQANTYSNALFQNNVTQPSSASVNCNPNSVQSNTVSTALGYRADRYNGDILESYPLNIDNGNSISETRDINDNRSDVHCGSEVDDSNRHYIIQQETAAS; this is translated from the exons ATGGCCGATGTCCCAGCGGAGTGCAACATAAAAGTGCTGTGTCGCTTTCGCCCTCTGAACCAGTCTGAGATCGTCCGCGGGGACCAGTTTCTCCCCAAATTCCAAGGAGATGACTCTGTCGTCGTCGGG GGGAGGTCCTACTCATTTGATCGAGTGTTTCCAACCAACACCACCCAGGAGCAGGTGTACAACACCTGCGCCAAGCAGATTGTTAAAG atgttCTGTCTGGATACAATGGCACTATCTTCGCATATGGACAAACCTCCTCCGGGAAGACTCACACCATGGAG GGCAAGTTGCATGATCCTCACCAGATGGGTATCATTCCTCGCATCGCTGAGGACATTTTCAACCACATCTTTGCCATGGATGAAAACCTTGAATTCCACATCAAG GTTTCATACTTTGAAATCTACATGGACAAAATCCGTGACCTTCTGGATG tgacAAAGACCAACTTGTCTGTCCACGAAGATAAGAATAGGGTGCCATTTGTCAAG GGATGCACTGAGCGTTTTGTCTCCAGCCCAGATGAGGTTATGGATGTGATCGATGAGGGCAAATCTAACCGCCATGTTGCTGTGACCA ACATGAACGAGCACAGTTCTCGCAGCCACAGCATCTTCCTGATCAACATCAAGCAGGAGCATGTGGAGACTGAGCAGAAACTGTGTGGAAAACTCTATCTGGTGGATCTGGCTGGCAGCGAAAAA gtCAGTAAGActggagctgcaggagctgtCCTAGATGAggcaaaaaacatcaacaagtcTCTTTCTGCTCTGGGAAATGTCATCTCTGCACTGGCTGAGGGCACG AAAACTCATGTGCCGTACCGTGACAGCAAAATGACCCGCATCCTGCAGGACTCCCTCGGTGGAAACTGTCGCACCACCATGTTTATCTGCTGCTCTCCCTCCAGCTACAACGATGCCGAGACCAAGTCGACTCTGATGTTTGGACAACG TGCTAAGACCATCAGGAACTCTGCATCCATCAACCTGGAGCTGACGGCAGAGCAGTGGAAGAGGAAGtttgagaaggagaaggagaagaacaagactCTGAAGGAGACCATCCAGAAGCTGGAGACTGAGCTCAACCGCTGGAGAAATG GAGAGAACGTGCCTGAGACCGAGCGCACCACGTCTGAAGTGGTGACCCGTATCGAGTCCGTGGAGGAGCGCCCCATTTTGGACAATGACACCTCCTCCATTGTGGTCCGCATTTCCGAGGAGGAGCGGCAGAAGTACGAGGAGGAGATCCGCAAGCTGTACAAGCAGCTGGATGACAAG GATGATGAGATCAACCTGCAGTGCCAGTTGGTGgagaaactgaagcagcagatgCTGGACCAGGATGAG CTCCTGGCCTCATCCAAGGGCGATGGGGACAAGGTCCAGGCTGAACTCGGCAGGCTGCAGGTGGAGAGCGACTGCGCCAAGGCTGAGGTGAAGGAGGTGCTGCAGGCTCTGGAGGAGCTGGCCATTAACTATGACCAGAAaagccaggaggtggaggagaaaggCCTGCagaaccagctgctggctgaccAGCTGTCCCAGAAAATG GCCAGCCTGATGGAGCTGGAGGCAGAGCTGTCTCGCATGCAGGAAGTGAGTGGTCAGCAGAGGAAACGCATCGCTGACGTTCTCAATGGTCTGATGAGGGACCTCAGCGAGTTTAGCACCATTGTGGGCAACGGAGAGATCAAGCTG CCAGTGGAGATTAGTGGTGCGATCGAGGAGGAGTTCACGGTGGCTCGACTCTACATCAGCAAGATCAAGTCTGAGGTGAAGAGCATGGTGAAGCGCTGCCGCCAGCTGGAGAACATGCAGCTGGAGTGCCACCGCAAGATGGAGGAGACCGGAAGGGAGCTCTCCTCCTGCCAGCTCCTCATCTCTCAg CATGAAGCTAAGATCCGCTCTCTGACGGAGTACATGCAGAGCgtggagcagaagaagaggctgctggaggagagcCACGACTCGCTCAGCGAAGAGCTGGCCAAGCTGCAAGACCAGG ATAACTCTCTGCtcgaggagaaggagggagagaagggtgAGACTGAGGATGGAAATGTCAAG aaGACCAATCGTCAGCAGGGGGAGTCTCACCGTGGCCTCCATCACAAGCAGCTGGCCCGTCTGCGGGATGAGATCAATGAGAAGCAGAGGATCATTGATGAGCTCACTGA TCGTAACTCCAAGCTGGAGCTTGAGCTGGCTCAGGTTCGCGCTGACTTTGAACGCCTGAAGAGTCAGGACAGCACCAAGAGCGAGCGCCTGGAGGAGCTCTC aTTCCTGCATGAGCGCCATGAGCAGACTAAACAGGACTTGAAGGGTCTGGAGGAGACTGTC gCCCGCGAACTCCAGACCCTCCACAACCTGCGCAAGCTGTTCGTTCAAGACCTCACGTCGCGGGTTAAAAAA AGTTCCGAAATGGAACCTGATGATAGCGGGGGGTCTTGCACCCAGAAGCAGAAGATTTCCTTTCTTGAGAATAACCTGGACCAACTTACAAAGGTTCAcaaacag CTGGTTCGTGACAATGCAGATCTGCGTTGTGAGCTTCCAAAGTTGGAGAAACGTCTTCGGTCTACTGCTGAGAGAGTTAAGGCCCTGGAGACTGCACTGAGGGATGCCAAGCAGGGCGCTATGATGGACCGCCGCCGCTACCAGCAGGAAGTCGACCGTATCAAGGATGCCATGAGGTCAAAGAACGTCCTGAGGCGCCCACATGCAGCACAGATTG CCAAGCCAGTGAGACCAAAGCAGATGACTGTCTGCTCTCCCACCAACCCTTTCTACACTTACATCCGTGCCACTGAACAGGCCAACACCTACAGCAATGCCCTCTTCCAGAACAACGTGACACAGCCGAGCTCCGCCAGCGTCAACTGCAACCCCAACTCTGTCCAGAGCAACAC AGTTTCCACAGCGCTGGGCTACAGAGCAGACAGATATAATGGAGACATATTGGAGTCCTACCCACTCAACATTGACAACG GTAACAGCATCAGTGAAACGAGAGACATCAATGATAACAG GAGTGATGTTCACTGTGGCAGCGAGGTGGATGATTCAAACAGGCACTACATCATTCAGCAGGAGACCGCTGCAAGTTAA